GCCACGAAGGTACGCATTACACCACATGTGCCTTTTTTCGTACATCTGGTTTGCCCAACATTTTTTGTGTAGACCAAATTTCTCAGAAGCTTCTTCCCATTCAAGCTCGAAGTCATCTACCTCCATGTCAGCATAAAGCCATTTACAGAATATCTCACGAAACATCTGCTCGCCTCCATTTGAGGTTACATTCTTCTGTAAGTGCCATGCACACAACCGATGAGTAGCTTCTGGAAACACTTTTTTGACTGCCGCAATCATCGCATCATCGCCATCAGTTACCACAACAGAAGGCTGCTTATTACACATCACCTCCAACAAATTCTCCAACATCCACGTATAACTTTCTATTGTTTCATCTAGCACCAATCCAAATCCGAATATCGTGGTTTGCTTATGATTGTTTGACCCAGAGAATATCACTAACGGGCGCTGGTACTTATTCTTCTTGTATGTCGAGTCAAAGGCGACCACATCCCCAAAATACTGATAGTCTACTCTGCAAGGTCCATCAGCCCAGAACATGTTCGCCAACATTCCATCCTTTGTAACATTATACCTAGCCATTGACATTGGATCCGCCGCTGCCTTTCCCTCTAGATATACAATAGCGGCATTCGAGTCACCATTAACGACCTTGGCCCGCCTCATGTGATCAATGTAGTTGTACGCATCCTTTTTTGTAAAGCCCAACAAAGAGTACCCTCCGGCAACCCCAGCCATGTAACCCAAAATCTTTGATGTCGAAACACCATACCCACGCATGCCATCTATGTTTGCCTTTGCAGCATCCGATATACGACGGAATTTCGGAATCATGTGCACCATCCTTCGAGGTGTCAGTTCATGATTGTGATCCAAGATTACTTTGCGAACCTTCCATGTTGAGTTTTCCCTATCCAGATAAATCGACAGCTTCGCCAAGCAATTAGTCCTTGTTTCAGGACGGTGTCCCCTTTTTCTATCCAACCTGTTCAAGTGTTTCTCATCTCTCAGTCCGGCCCTATTACAAAA
This region of Arachis hypogaea cultivar Tifrunner chromosome 8, arahy.Tifrunner.gnm2.J5K5, whole genome shotgun sequence genomic DNA includes:
- the LOC112706480 gene encoding protein FAR1-RELATED SEQUENCE 5-like; this encodes MEMEFTKGNKGCDTMEGSQREEGCRPDEELDDACGGDSMNGVSDEYPSDYAYVFGLSEQDIIRKVFRSEERAYDFYSKFGRCHGFGVRKGDYGKDEEGNLIRRRFFCNRAGLRDEKHLNRLDRKRGHRPETRTNCLAKLSIYLDRENSTWKVRKVILDHNHELTPRRMVHMIPKFRRISDAAKANIDGMRGYGVSTSKILGYMAGVAGGYSLLGFTKKDAYNYIDHMRRAKVVNGDSNAAIVYLEGKAAADPMSMARYNVTKDGMLANMFWADGPCRVDYQYFGDVVAFDSTYKKNKYQRPLVIFSGSNNHKQTTIFGFGLVLDETIESYTWMLENLLEVMCNKQPSVVVTDGDDAMIAAVKKVFPEATHRLCAWHLQKNVTSNGGEQMFREIFCKWLYADMEVDDFELEWEEASEKFGLHKKCWANQMYEKRHMWCNAYLRGKFCAGYRTTSRCEGINSHIKGFLNSRHSILELVQNLELVVREYRNNELVAQFNSIYSTPVLTTCLDPIERCAADVYTRAIFVLVKKEIDGVGAVNFVSKRRVSTTMV